The DNA segment GAGATGCCATAAAGGTACTGTTAGAAGGGATTAACCTTGGAGAAGACAGATTGAGGGATGACTAGTTCAATTACATACACTATTTGGGCTGTTGACTCCGGGGGTAGTATACCAATATGGGCCTGTGTCTTATTAGGCTAAAGTGGTGCATGGTAAGAAAAGGCCTTTATCCTAGATAATCAATTTCCGGATTAGTTTTTAACGCATTTTCTGTTATAAACCCTAACTACTGAGTATGGATATTAGCTTTTATTAACCTAAGATTTTACCCCGGTATGAGCCCCTAGCTACTGAGCTATTTGCTGTCTTGCTTGTCACTGTACACTTTGACgaacatcctcctcagcccATCCATATCACAAAACTCGATGACCTTTGTAACCTTAGACCCATCCTCATTAAAGTCCAAGACCCACGAATGTTCTATAAcatcctcttcgccatcctTGTATTTCATGCCCGTCACAGTCGTTGCCGCAGACTTGCGCGACTCGGTGTCAACAGTCACGTCGGAAATGTCGCTGTAGGTGACTACATATTTCTGGAGGTCGAGCGCCATGGCGGCTTCGTAGTCGGCGTTACTCAAGCCATCTACCGGAGGCGATCCGAATAGCTGAAGAACACCGGCTGGCTTGAAGTATCTTTTGCAACATTCGGTGACATcgcggttgatgatggctgggtCGTTTTGTTCTCCGGCTTCTTTGTAGGCACCTAAGAACTTTCTCGCCGTGTTCTCAATGGCCTCTCTGAGTTCTTGCTGTGATTTCATGCTTGCGGTGATGAATCTTGATGTCTCATGCAAGTTTTGACTGCTGTGAGAAGTTTTGATCACAATTACGGCCCTCGTTTGTGTGTTTATATGCATTCTTTGCTTACAATCCTCCAAGTCGTAAGCCGTCAGCTGACGCGATCCTCAGGCTATTAAAGTCTAGTAAGTATCTTTATAACCGGCGTAGGGTTGCCTGATACTCTCTAGTGTCTTGATTAGTATGGGATTGCTTTGTAACTGCGTTGGTTCATGCTGCCTTCCTCGCTGCCCAGGCTTAGATTTTGTTTGACAAATACGTCTTTTCCTTGACCCTAAATGCAGAATTTGGATCGCACTAGTTGCCGCTCTGTGTTTTAAAATACCAAGAACGTTAGACAGAAGAGACTTGTGTTATGGAAGTACTATAAGCTAAAAATTTATTGAGTTCAAGTAGAGGAAAACGACAAAAGCTTTGTCTGAAATTGGACATGCCAAGCATATAGGGTACATCTATTTATAGACCGCTTTACGAATGTTACATGAAGCGGCGGAAAGATATTCCGAGTCACGGCAGGTAATTTCAAGTGCCGGAAGCGGCCGCTCGCTCAAATAACCTTGCTCTACAGAGTACAAGGCAGACATAAGGATAAAATAACCTCCAAAGAGCCCCATCTAAGCCCTACAAACTCGCCACCCCGGCAGACGCATTCAGAAGGTGGTTACTGTGAAATTGGGTCGCTCCAGGCAGTGCTCACCCAAAGATCAGGGCGGGCTGTGCGCACAAAGTTCACGACCCCACCTCCAGGGGCCAGCGTCTTTACCTCTTCCGTCGTAGATCGCAAGAGGCCCCGGCCCTTCCAAAATTGTCACTTTCTCCCTTCTCAGCTCTCAACATCCCTCATGACTCACGCTGTGTAACGGGAGACGTTTCCCTGGAATGAAGGGCCTGTGCTTGTGTTTATCATATACTAGGCCTTGCACGCCCACTTATCACCACGTGGGGGATCGTCGTCCTGGGTAGCTAAGCTGATCTCACGCCAGAATGTCAGACTTTGGTGAGAAGGTGAAAtggaagagggcgagggcgCCCAAAGTGAGATCTGGCTGTAGAACTTGGTGAGTCGACCACTCAGACATTTCTTATTATCTACTAATTGACGTAGCAAGTCTGTAGCCTATTATAACACGTTGAGCTGAGACTTTGCTGACCGTAGTTAGAATCCGGCATCTCAAATGCGATGAACGAAAACCCACGTGTTTCAGATGTGAAAAGGACAAGCGGACGTGCGACGGCTATATCGCTCCCCCAGAAAGCAAACCAAAGACAAAATCTCTCGCTCTTCACAGAAAACAGTATGACCTCATGTCCCGCCGCCTCGCGACAGCCTCAAAGCTTCTCGTCCCAGCAGCTTTATCCCCAGAGACATTCGGTTCAACGATAGAGTTGGACCTCTGCCACCACTTCCGCACATACACGGCATCAGAACTCGCGAGCTCACTTAACGCGATGAATTTCTGGCACGCTTATGCGTTGCCGCTCAGCCAGACTTCAAAACCCGTCAAGGCTGCCATTGGGGCGTTGGGAGGGGCGCACAAGGCGTTCAAGCTTCAGACCCAGACTGACTCGCTAACGCAATCCCTTGCTCAATCTTACGAAATCGCATCTATTCAGCAGTACAACAATGCTATTCGAGTAATGCAAGAGTATATGAACTCACCTGACAAAGACTTTCAGGTTATTCTAACATGTTGTTTAATATTTATCTGCACAGAGAGTCTTTACGGGCGTTACAAGAACGTTACGCGGCATTTGGAAGCGGCATTCTCGCTATTGAACGCCTGTGATCGATGGGATCTGGCGAAGTTTATGGAAAACATTGGCCCTTCGTTGTGCGGCCTGGCCTCTGACCTATTCTTCTACGTGGGGGACAACCATTCCCCCAAGCTTGTCTCGGAGATTACGGAATGGGCTGATAAGCAGGATCCGATTGATCTAGAAGTACCAGGCGAACCTTTTACTTCTGCACAGGCTGCAGCTGCGGCACTGACACACGTCGAGACGCTTTGCGATGTGGAGATGTACGGCGAGTGCCTAGATTGCTCAGATGGGAAGCTATGCGGCGATGGCGGGGTTTCATGCGCACAACGAGATAGAGAGTTAGTCTCAGAAGCATTCTACCATCACTGGAGCGCACGATATCAAGCTTTCAGAAAGACATTTGATCCATCCAAGGCCTCAGAGTCAGAGCTGTTTCGCTTCAAAGTACTCGAGTGCGAAGAGACGACATGGCAGGCGActttcaagctcaaccacaTCGACGACGACCTCGAAACAGCAGATTGTATCGAGATACTGAAGAAGGCGGAAgaggtcatcaagatgaCGCAAAGCGACAAGGGTCAGATCTTTACATTCCAGGCGAATCTGGTCCCTCCAATATCCTACGTTATAATATCATGCCAGGACACGAGCGTGCAATGGGAGGCGGTGAGGCTTCTAAGGTGTTTGGGGAGACGGGAGGGCGTTTGGGATAGTAGGAGGATGGCGGATATTTACACGAATATGATTAACGCAAGAGCACAGAAGTTACTGACGTGGGAGGAAATTCCGGCCGATGTGCCACAGCTGACTGAGCTCCTTGGGTCGCTGAAGATGTGAGGGCGTTATTACAACAGCAATAGACAGAGTCAAAATAATAGACTTGTACACCACATACCTCCACAACCATGCCAAGTTATCTCGTTCGGCAACTTCAAGCCGACTATTTGGCCGTTGGCAGTATTGGTTAGGCAGTGGAAAAGATGGCTTTACTCCTCCGATTGAAGCCAAAGGAGCGCAGAGACTCAGATTACCAATAGACTAGCACTGCTGTAGCAGGCAGCTGTTACATAATGATGACACAAGGACTGGTAAAGTTAACAAGTATGAAAATTCAAGTCTATCAAGTATTACAAATAAATTCCCGCTATCACATGAGAGCAAACAAAGCAGCAGCCCCGACACCAGCCGAGACAAACCAGCTTGGACCAAGCCTGTCTCCAGCTGCATTGTCAGCCGCCTCCGCCGTCGCATTTCCTCCAATGATATACTCAGGCTCATAGCTCTTGACAGCAGTGTCATTCGTCTTTCCATCCCAGCAGTACCTATCAAAGCAGGTCTTGCAAGCATCAGGCACAGTCTCATTCGCCTTCCACCAGCTTCTGCTCATAACAGCACACACCACGCAAGTAGGCCACTCCTTGTCAATGGTAGCGTTGCCCTGAGTAGCTCCGTTGAGAGCATTGTGAATGATGTTATCGCGCTCTGTAGTGGTATATGACATGTCGAAGGTGGAGACGTTGCTGTGGTATGTATATGGAGCGTTGGGGATGTAGAAGATCAGCGGAGGTGGAACTTCGCCGTCTGAAAGAGTGAAGTTGTTGGCGTCGCAGCCGAAGAGCGTAGGACGCTGGTTCAACTTCTCGTTGATGAAGGTCTCGGCTGATGGGACCGAGGGGAATTGAGTACCGTTGCCAATGGTGGAACCAACACGGTCGTATGTAGCACGGAGAGCAGTACCGTTGGGCCAGTTGTTATCCGTATCAGCAGACGAATCAATGGCAAAAATGATGTCGACGCCACGAACGGGCTGGATCAACGGGTGAAGAGGGATGTTCTGCAGATCCTCTCCACCATCTACGAGAGTCAACTGGCGGTCCTTGGAATTAACGCTCTTGTCGGTAGGGTTCCATCCGAAGAAGGGGTTAGGCGTATAATCAGcgatatcctcatcatcctgaTCCAAGCCGACCAAGACGCCTTCAATGGCTTTTACAACGATGTCTGGAATGTCGTTCTCTTTGCCGACCTTGGTGATGTTCTGGAGAAGGAACTGGTTGAAcagtgaagaggatgttCCCATAACAAAGCCGATCTGATCAAAGCCGCGAACGCATTCGCCCTTGGAGTTGATTGTTCCGTTGGTGAAATTGGAGGCGAGATACTCGGTAGGTACAAAGCCAAAAGTTGTAGGGTCCCATGTACCAAACTCGTATGGGTTGAACTCGTATACAGTGGCGTTCAAGGAGATGACGCGCTCGCCCGGGGCACGACCATCAGCAACGAGGATGGGGAACGGCGTGTCTGCGTCCTTGAAGTTGGAAGTATCGGCAATGGAAGAGAAAGTGTACGAAGGTCCACCCTCAGGCGCATTGACGAGCTGATACGACAATGCGCGACCCCACCAATCAGTGAGCGTAGTATTCCAgcccttgtccttgtcgtcCACGGcatccttcatctcatcccagtACTCGGCagtgttgagaaggctgataCCCGAGCTCTTGGgacccttgaagatggagcGGTCAAAACGCCAGACTTTGTCGCCGGACTGCAAATCTGGTACTGTGGAGAAGTTGTTGGCGAAGATGGAGCCCACGAGCCAGCCACCGCCAGAAAGACCAGCTAGATACGTTGCAGACTGGAGAAGACCGCTGATGGGGCCGGTCTTGTTGTTACGTGAATCAGCAGCTGAGAGGAATCCTGCACCGTTCATCAAAGCGCGATAACCACCGCCCGACgcggcgatggcgatgttgggTAGACCAGTCGCATtgttcttgtgcttctcAACGAAGCTCTCGGCATCAAAGCCAGAAATATTTGCTCGCGACAAGAAAGTCTTGAGGTCATCGATGGTGTTGTTTCTGCGTTTTCGAACCCATGATTCTTCTTCACTGGATAGTTCATCGGCAAGACGAACTTTTGGGCGCGTTGAAGGGCAGTCGACTACTTTCGGGGCATATCCACCACTCGGAGAATTTGGTAGGGCTCGGATCTCGACTGAATTGACCCTAGGGATCAAAGCCGTGTCTTCCGGAGCAGCGATTGCTGCGCTGAGCCAGAGCGAGAGGGCCACGAAGCCAAGCATTCTGACTAAAAAAATGGCTGTATAAGAATAAAAGATGAatcgaagatgatggaaagatAACAAAAAGTCACCAAGGGCGAGTGCCAGATAAATAAGTTGAGTTAAGCCCTTCGATCAAGGGGCGCAATTTACGGAGTAGCCAACGGGTATGATCTCACTGGGTCTAAGCACATGCTAGAGTTTTATGGTAATTAGTGCTTTGACTGGTTGCAGGGACTGACGCGTCTTGAGTGGCTAGTTCGTTCCGTGGACAGCGAGACAAAAAAGGTTGAGATCCACAGACGGCTTCTTCGGCCGAGAGAGTTTCGGTGTTTTTTGGAACCCGGTTGTGGAGGCTGTGTCTCAGCTCGGAACATTCGGCACGAGCTAAGCCACAGAGGGATATGACGTTGCGATGCCAGCGAATGCAGAGGAAGCCAATGGCcagggctgatgaagaggtgAGGGGGGGTTTTAAAACCAGTGGCCACAGGGCTGATGGGTTCAGGGAACAGGCCAGGGGATGTAGTTTACTGCTGAACAGGGCCGAGTGATGGGAGTAGGGGACTTGTTCACTTGGAGATGTGCTCCTAACGAGTGATGATCTGTTGAACGAGAATGGGACTTTGGTATCCCCGCATCAGAGTGGGAGAGCGCATTCCAAGCGCGGAAATAAACGATGTCAGTGAATACGCAGAAAACAACTTGATAGGCCACCTCGCTCCGACATTGCAGACGATGACAGTGGATGCCCAATTCAGCTGATCTTACCCTACAAGCACGGAAATTGCCATTTGTAACAAGCCCGCTAACGTTGGACATGAATAGGACTGACATGACATTGCAACAGCTGATGAGTTCAATTAAGCAGAATGAAGAACTAAATACGGGAGCACAAAATTAGAATAACTagagacaaagacaaaaggaAGTTTCCGGTTGCGGCCGGTTCCGGTGAGCAAGCTTGATTTCCACTCTCTTCTGGCGCCACTACAACTTCATGTCGACTCGTTATTTTTTCGTTGGGTTGTCTTCCCTTAGTCTATCCTCCATGAATCCAAACACATAATCGCATAACCAAGCACCATCTCATTCATGGTAGCTTTAGAGTGTCTTGACAGAACCCTTCTTGCTGCTCAGAAAGTCTCGAAGCGCAAACTTACTGCTTGCAGTCTTCGCGGGAACATGCTTAGGAGCTTTGGCAGGAGTATCAACGAGGATAGGGAAAAACCTGTGCACAGCTTGCCTGGCGTCGTGAAGACAAACAGGACCAATCTTCTGAATGACGTTCTTGATGAAATCAAAGATGTTGTCAGCGGGAGGAAGCTCGGCGTCAAGAGGGATGACTTTCAGAACTTGGAGCTTCTCTCGGGGAAGGGCAGAGAGGGCTTGGTAAGCGGCgtctgccatgatggcgcGCTGGACGAGAACGCGAGTAGCTTCAATGTCGCCGGCTGAGGGGGCAGGACCCTTGTACttggtgagaagcttgggcgTGTTCACATCAACGGCGGTGGTTCCAGCTTGGCAGACGATTTGCTCAACAGCGGAAACAGCACTGCGGAGGGCAGGACcaagagaggagaagacatcttcacGACCTGCTAGAGGAAGCGTAGGTTCAAAGAGACCCTTGACAAAACCCTTGGTTGCATCACTGACGGGAAACTGTCGAATCCCAAGGTTTCGGCGCTTCGGGACCTTGGCGGTACTGACATTACCAGcagcctcatcttcctgaTGGTACTCGATAATACACcgagcagcctcagcaaggTACGGTGCAAGAAGTTCAGAAAGCTGCTCGACCTGTGGTGCATTGGCAGTCCAGTTGTCTTTCATCGCTgcgatgatctcatcaagctcggtGGACTGCTCAATCGCGAAGACAGCTTGGAGAGAAGCTTCAGCGAGGAGGGCGCGCTCAGAAACACCAGAGAGCTTGGTTGCTTTGCCGCTGGAGATGGTCTCTGCGCCGACGACGTGGCTGACGAGAGAGCCAGCGGCGACACTGACGAATTGGCCGACATCGTCGATCAGTGAGGACTCGATGTCGAGGGTCTTGGTGTCTATTTGGGACACCGTCTTGAGGATGTCGTAGAAGGGGTCGACATCATCGGAGACAGAAGTATCCGGCGTATTGTCAATCTTGATGTCAACGTATTCGGGTTCGGGAACAGGTTCAGTTGCTGGGGCAGGTATCTCGAGCTTAGGTTCCTCAACTGCGGGCTCGACACAAATGGGAACAGGAGCATCAGGCTGCGTAACCTCGGGTTCGGGCTCAGCTTGAGCGACAGGGGCCTCGTGAGCGCTGCAATTGGTGCAAACAGTGACGGGGACGGGGACGCGTTCTTCTACAGATGCCAATTCGTTAGCAAATGAAGACAAAGCAATCTGGCATAACATACCTTGAACATGAGCACTCAAAATAAAAGGTTGCCCAACCTGGATAAAAGCAATATCTCGCGAGCGCCTCTCCGAGCCCTCAGTCCAGTCTGCGGAGAAAACGACACGCTGACCATTTCGAGGCTGAATGTCACGTCCACGATATCCAATGTAGCACTTGACCTGCGTAGCCGCGCCAAGCTGATACTCCGAATCGTACACGGCTTCACTCCCTGCGACGACGAGGTCGGGGCTGACGAGGAGTCCGGTGCTGATCTTCCAGATTGAGTAGCCAGTCAATTTGTTGGCGAAACGCGcttcgatcttgacgatCGCTGGGGATAGTGAGTTTTAGTAGTTTGATGCAAGAGGATTACTTACAGCGAGACATTCCCGCGTCGGGAGAGATGGTAGTGTCAGGAAGAGTGAGTCCAGTCTTCTCAACGATGGGGCCCTGGAAGCCAGTGGAGGAGAAGTCAGTGGCAGAGAAACCGGTGGAGTTAAACTCGGATGAGGTAACTGCGACGTCAGCCTCTGGCTGGTCGAGAGTCCATGCAGCTGGACGGCTGGATGCGTTGAAGGTAGAGCACATAGTAGAAGCTGTGATAAGATATGAATACTAagtgatgaggctggtaagaGATGTGATGAGTGAAAGTGAGTGATGCAGAAAGGTTGAGAGGGAAACAGTTGAGATCTTATACCTCAGATCTCGGCCCGTGGGGACTTTCTTCTATCTCTCGGAATGAACATTAGTCCATTTCATAGAAACCTGTTCTTCACAAGTTCGTTTCTCTCAAACTTGCTTTCCCATTTTCAGTATTCATTTCCgaggtttcttcttcagcagcgcCGAATCCAATCAACTATCCATAAAGAGTAGTTCATGAGATCTAGATGCAAATATTTGGTCTTCAGGGTGGTGGAGAATGTTTCAGCCTGCGACTCGATATTCATGCAGGCTGTGTCACAACACGAGGGTATGTGATATTGAGTGAGCATGCAGGCGGCTATCGGACGCCTGCAGATGCGGGCGCCTACTAAACTTTGTTGTTACTGAAAACCTTGGACTTGGCTAGCTTGGCTTCGCTTTGGTATGCAAGATCCACGTTGATGCGCTTTTGGGGAGAGCTGAAATGCACCAGAAAGGGGATGAGATCCGTTTCCACATACATACCTTGCTGTCATTGTCCACTGAGCCTTGAATTTAATAACCGCCACTAGTACATGCGACGAGGCCTTTCAATCACTTGTGCTATTTTATCTTCTTAATACTATGTTGAACTCCGACAGAGTGTTGATATCAGTCCAACACAGCAAGCAAAGCAGGGTTGGTTGGGCTTTCGACTTGGAATGTACGACTAGTAGGACTGTGTAAAAGCTGAGTAATACTCCGTACATGGCCACGATACTAGTCGCAACACATGTAAGTATGCCGAGTGACTAAAAGTATACCAAGGATATGTTCTGAGGGAATCAGATATATTAGTTTAAAGGCCATGACCCGATGAGGC comes from the Fusarium verticillioides 7600 chromosome 11, whole genome shotgun sequence genome and includes:
- a CDS encoding lysophospholipase; this translates as MLGFVALSLWLSAAIAAPEDTALIPRVNSVEIRALPNSPSGGYAPKVVDCPSTRPKVRLADELSSEEESWVRKRRNNTIDDLKTFLSRANISGFDAESFVEKHKNNATGLPNIAIAASGGGYRALMNGAGFLSAADSRNNKTGPISGLLQSATYLAGLSGGGWLVGSIFANNFSTVPDLQSGDKVWRFDRSIFKGPKSSGISLLNTAEYWDEMKDAVDDKDKGWNTTLTDWWGRALSYQLVNAPEGGPSYTFSSIADTSNFKDADTPFPILVADGRAPGERVISLNATVYEFNPYEFGTWDPTTFGFVPTEYLASNFTNGTINSKGECVRGFDQIGFVMGTSSSLFNQFLLQNITKVGKENDIPDIVVKAIEGVLVGLDQDDEDIADYTPNPFFGWNPTDKSVNSKDRQLTLVDGGEDLQNIPLHPLIQPVRGVDIIFAIDSSADTDNNWPNGTALRATYDRVGSTIGNGTQFPSVPSAETFINEKLNQRPTLFGCDANNFTLSDGEVPPPLIFYIPNAPYTYHSNVSTFDMSYTTTERDNIIHNALNGATQGNATIDKEWPTCVVCAVMSRSWWKANETVPDACKTCFDRYCWDGKTNDTAVKSYEPEYIIGGNATAEAADNAAGDRLGPSWFVSAGVGAAALFALM